The following coding sequences are from one Rhipicephalus microplus isolate Deutch F79 chromosome 3, USDA_Rmic, whole genome shotgun sequence window:
- the LOC119174296 gene encoding beta-1,3-galactosyltransferase 5: MTTNKIASGAPVPIVNTSTSAFVDAGNLTKVPGWKLKSTCGFPLRVLYFVHTAPAHFYRRRVLRDTIGDPTVAAFVNSTIAFFVGKTSNTDVSEEVRAEAECEGDLVLLDHVDTYRNLTLKFIGATKWLTANHCLSSSTNVVVKLDDDVLVNVFLLAYYVERHMNAAETRNWRTIHCATSLYLKPFRDKNSKWFVTKEEYANDTYPPFCYGAAYLMKASVLVLLGEATGSVPFFWVDDVYSTGLLRNVTNVSLVNITRMYHVIPPAETTAIAEKTLFLHWGQRRALLRRVYRLWVSVLITAKLNYVTMDSGNQWVTRDTMSDEEEVQDMGS; encoded by the coding sequence ATGACCACCAACAAGATAGCATCTGGTGCTCCAGTACCCATCGTGAATACTAGCACATCCGCGTTCGTGGATGCCGGAAACTTGACTAAAGTACCAGGCTGGAAATTGAAAAGCACCTGCGGTTTTCCACTTCGGGTGCTCTACTTTGTTCACACCGCTCCCGCACATTTCTACAGGCGTCGGGTATTACGCGATACCATAGGTGACCCCACTGTCGCCGCATTCGTGAACTCCACCATCGCCTTCTTCGTCGGCAAAACCTCGAACACAGATGTCAGTGAGGAAGTGCGTGCGGAGGCCGAGTGCGAAGGTGACCTGGTGCTGCTGGATCACGTGGACACCTACCGGAACCTGACCTTGAAGTTCATCGGGGCGACAAAGTGGCTCACCGCTAACCACTGCCTCAGCTCTTCGACAAATGTCGTTGTCAAACTAGACGATGACGTGCTTGTCAACGTGTTCCTTCTGGCGTATTACGTCGAGCGACACATGAACGCAGCTGAGACTCGCAACTGGAGAACGATTCACTGCGCAACCTCGTTGTACCTGAAGCCTTTCCGTGATAAAAATTCCAAGTGGTTCGTTACGAAGGAAGAGTACGCCAATGACACGTATCCTCCTTTCTGCTACGGGGCCGCCTACCTCATGAAGGCTTCAGTGCTGGTTCTGTTGGGTGAGGCAACCGGCAGTGTTCCCTTCTTTTGGGTGGATGATGTCTACTCCACGGGACTGCTGAGGAATGTGACCAACGTGTCCTTGGTGAACATCACACGTATGTACCACGTCATCCCACCTGCTGAAACGACGGCCATAGCAGAGAAGACTTTGTTCCTTCACTGGGGTCAGAGACGCGCGCTTTTGAGGAGAGTGTACCGGTTGTGGGTTAGTGTGTTAATTACGGCAAAACTGAACTACGTGACCATGGATAGTGGCAATCAATGGGTCACTCGTGACACTATGAGTGATGAAGAAGAAGTGCAAGATATGGGAAGTTAG
- the LOC119174288 gene encoding beta-1,3-galactosyltransferase 5, whose translation MASHVCALSEYRRLKRSKICCRILVYTTIASVAFFAFLSRTCRDASTAYFQEPKTTELSYVWIASTPKPAFGELSNNGNTSAAEPTHAQSSDSLKISKSEPTLVELSDTLKTSATRPSSVGPHTEGKAKVAPDINTSTTNKITSAAPVPIVNTSTSAFMDAGKLTKVPGWKLKKTCSFPLRVLYFVHTAPAHFYRRRVLRDTIGDPGVAAFVNSTIAFFIGKTSNTDVSEEVRAEAECEGDLVLLDHVDTYRNLTLKFIGATKWLADNRCLSSSTDVVVKLDDDVIVNVFFLAYYVEQHMNAAETRNWRTIHCATMPYLKPIRNNDSKWFVTKEEYANDTYPPYCCGAAYLMKASVLALLGEAIGSVPFFWVDDVYSTGLLRNATNVSLVNIRRMYHVSPPAKTTAIKRKTLFFHWGLRRALFRRVYQLWVSVLITAKLNYGAVDSGDAWVTRDTVGDEGKGQGVKS comes from the coding sequence ATGGCTTCCCACGTTTGCGCTCTCAGTGAATACAGAAGACTGAAACGATCCAAGATATGCTGTCGAATATTAGTCTACACCACCatcgcttctgtagcattttTTGCGTTCCTCTCCAGGACTTGCCGTGACGCCTCTACTGCTTATTTCCAGGAGCCTAAGACCACCGAACTTTCTTATGTATGGATCGCGTCAACACCCAAGCCCGCTTTTGGTGAGCTCTCGAATAACGGTAATACTTCAGCAGCAGAGCCAACTCATGCTCAGTCTTCTGATAGTTTGAAGATTTCAAAATCTGAGCCCACTCTGGTGGAGCTTTCTGACACGTTGAAGACTTCAGCTACACGACCCTCTTCCGTCGGGCCCCATACTGAAGGAAAAGCAAAAGTCGCGCCAGACATCAATACATCGACCACCAACAAGATAACATCTGCTGCTCCAGTACCCATAGTGAATACTAGCACATCCGCGTTCATGGATGCCGGAAAGTTGACTAAAGTACCCGGCTGGAAATTGAAAAAGACCTGCAGTTTTCCACTTCGGGTGCTCTACTTTGTTCACACCGCTCCCGCACATTTCTACAGGCGTCGGGTATTGCGCGATACCATAGGTGACCCCGGTGTCGCCGCGTTCGTGAACTCCACCATCGCCTTCTTCATCGGCAAAACCTCGAACACAGATGTCAGCGAGGAAGTGCGTGCGGAGGCCGAGTGCGAAGGTGACCTGGTGCTGCTAGACCACGTGGACACCTACCGGAACCTGACCTTGAAGTTCATCGGGGCAACAAAGTGGCTCGCCGATAACCGCTGCCTCAGCTCATCGACAGATGTCGTTGTCAAACTAGACGATGACGTCATTGTCAACGTGTTTTTTCTGGCGTATTACGTTGAACAACACATGAACGCAGCTGAGACTCGCAACTGGAGAACGATTCACTGCGCAACCATGCCGTACCTGAAGCCTATCCGTAATAATGATTCCAAGTGGTTCGTTACGAAGGAAGAGTACGCCAACGACACGTATCCTCCTTACTGCTGTGGTGCCGCCTACCTCATGAAGGCTTCAGTACTGGCTCTGTTGGGTGAGGCGATCGGCAGTGTTCCCTTTTTTTGGGTGGATGACGTCTACTCCACGGGACTGCTGAGAAATGCGACCAACGTGTCCCTGGTGAACATCAGACGCATGTACCACGTCAGCCCACCTGCTAAAACGACGGCCATAAAAAGGAAGACTTTGTTCTTTCACTGGGGTCTGAGACGCGCGCTTTTCAGGAGAGTGTACCAGTTGTGGGTTAGTGTGTTAATTACGGCGAAACTGAACTACGGGGCTGTGGATAGTGGCGATGCATGGGTGACTCGTGACACTGTCGGTGATGAAGGAAAAGGACAAGGTGTGAAAAGTTAG